One genomic window of Punica granatum isolate Tunisia-2019 chromosome 1, ASM765513v2, whole genome shotgun sequence includes the following:
- the LOC116197351 gene encoding U-box domain-containing protein 52-like: MSFFIPFYPTISTAPNGSVDAGSCRNSTVHGASPAAKEGGDKFMAGRCGLEGSSPFDAQGYQACQDIDTASQASSDNGSCPISMSIAVAIDKDKNSPHAVRWAVDNLTVNHPYITLIHVNRKIPNGNAIEGNPVDRRNLFGIYRSYLTRKGVQLNEVVIDETDVSKALLEYIANNYITNMVVGASTRNALTRKMKHVDVSNVLSKSSPDFCSVYVISKGRVTSVKQARRSAVNTATPPRTPTSGASAHPAFGSREALRATRTRRRSTGSELLAAEKKSITIAGERDRNGLGHFSLDNLDIPIRMLRSPGRDSTSDFSESEFPSPQSFGSIDLSGDTLDLSMSESDSPTRSSISQSSRELEAEMKRLKLELKQTMDMYSNACKEAISAKKKAAELQQLKMEEARKFAEARLAEEAALALAEMEKAKCKAAIEAAEKAKKMADEEAEKRREAELKAKLEAEEKDKALSKLHQNDVWYRKYSLTEIEEATNNFSKENKIGEGGYGPVYKGKLDHTPVAIKVLRSGTTKGVRQFHQEVEVLFCMRHPNMVLLLGTCPEYGCLVYEYMDFGSLDDRLFRRGSNPPISWRRRFKIAAEIATALLFLHQAKPEPLVHRDLKPANILLDHNYKSKISDVGLARLVPPTVVDSATGYHMTNAAGTFCYIDPEYQHTGKLTTKSDIYSLGILLLQMITAKPPIGLTHQVQMAIAEGKLEELLDPEVREWPMEEMLAFAKLALECAQLRQKDRPDLKTVIVPELNRFRDFGRSSDSRRSSNHSTPRSHGPASDPVVREPSETGPNQTINQESQAQSSPC, translated from the exons ATGAGCTTCTTCATCCCCTTCTACCCCACCATCTCCACCGCCCCAAACGGTAGCGTTGATGCTGGCAGCTGCAGGAATAGCACCGTGCACGGCGCCAGCCCTGCAGCCAAAGAAGGAGGGGACAAGTTCATGGCTGGCAGATGCGGGTTGGAGGGCTCATCACCATTCGATGCGCAAGGTTACCAGGCTTGCCAGGATATTGATACGGCATCCCAGGCTTCTTCCGATAACGGCAGCTGCCCCATTAGCATGTCAATAGCCGTGGCCATAGACAAGGACAAAAACAGCCCGCACGCGGTGCGGTGGGCTGTTGACAACCTCACCGTCAACCACCCGTATATTACACTCATCCATGTCAATCGCAAGATACCAA ATGGCAATGCAATTGAGGGAAATCCAGTGGATAGACGCAATCTTTTCGGTATTTACCGTTCATATTTAACCCGCAAAGGG GTACAATTGAACGAGGTTGTTATCGACGAGACTGATGTCTCGAAAGCGTTACTGGAGTATATCGCGAATAACTACATAACCAACATGGTTGTTGGTGCATCGACCAGGAATGCTCTTACTAG AAAAATGAAACACGTCGATGTCTCAAATGTCCTCTCGAAATCGTCCCCCGATTTCTGCAGCGTCTATGTGATCTCGAAAGGGAGGGTTACATCGGTAAAACAAGCCCGGAGGTCCGCGGTCAACACTGCCACGCCCCCCAGGACCCCGACTTCTGGGGCATCTGCGCACCCCGCATTTGGTTCGAGAGAGGCACTTCG AGCGACCCGTACACGTCGAAGAAGCACGGGATCAGAATTACTGGCTGCGGAAAAGAAGAGCATCACAATAGCAGGTGAGAGGGATCGAAATGGTCTCGGTCATTTCTCTCTGGACAATCTGGATATCCCAATCCGGATGTTGAGGTCACCGGGCCGGGATTCCACATCCGATTTTAGTGAAAGCGAATTCCCAAGTCCTCAATCCTTCGGGTCAATTGATCTCAGCGGTGATACGTTGGACTTAAGCATGAGCGAAAGTGATTCGCCAACACGTTCCTCGATATCTCAGTCTTCC AGGGAACTCGAGGCCGAGATGAAGAGGCTGAAGCTTGAGCTGAAGCAGACCATGGATATGTACAGCAATGCCTGCAAAGAAGCTATATCTGCCAAGAAGAAG GCTGCAGAACTTCAACAGTTGAAGATGGAAGAGGCCCGTAAATTTGCGGAGGCCAGGCTCGCTGAGGAGGCGGCCCTTGCTCTGGCTGAGATGGAGAAGGCAAAGTGCAAAGCTGCCATAGAGGCCGCGGAGAAGGCTAAAAAGATGGCTGACGAAGAGGCTGAGAAGAGGAGAGAGGCAGAACTCAAGGCTAAACTTGAGGCGGAGGAGAAGGACAAAGCCTTAAGCAAATTGCATCAAAACGATGTCTGGTACCGGAAGTACTCACTGACTGAAATTGAAGAAGCCACCAACAATTTCTCGAAAGAGAATAAGATTGGCGAGGGCGGGTATGGGCCCGTGTACAAGGGCAAGCTTGATCACACCCCGGTGGCGATCAAGGTCTTACGATCTGGCACCACCAAGGGAGTTAGGCAGTTCCACCAAGAG gtTGAGGTCCTATTTTGCATGAGACATCCGAACATGGTACTCCTCCTTGGGACTTGTCCCGAGTACGGGTGCCTTGTATATGAATACATGGACTTCGGCAGCTTGGATGATCGGCTATTCCGGAGGGGCAGTAATCCTCCCATCTCATGGAGAAGGCGGTTCAAGATTGCAGCAGAGATCGCAACTGCCCTCTTGTTCCTCCACCAAGCAAAGCCAGAGCCGCTGGTGCACCGGGACTTGAAGCCTGCAAACATCCTACTGGACCACAACTACAAAAGCAAGATTAGCGATGTCGGCTTAGCGAGGCTTGTTCCACCTACAGTTGTGGACAGTGCGACTGGGTACCATATGACAAATGCAGCAGGCACATTTTGCTACATCGACCCGGAATACCAACATACGGGAAAACTGACCACGAAATCGGACATTTACTCCCTTGGAATACTGTTGCTTCAAATGATCACGGCAAAGCCCCCAATAGGCCTCACCCACCAAGTCCAAATGGCAATAGCGGAAGGGAAGCTTGAGGAGTTGCTGGACCCCGAGGTTCGGGAATGGCCAATGGAGGAGATGCTGGCCTTTGCCAAACTAGCCCTCGAGTGTGCGCAGCTCAGGCAAAAAGACAGGCCAGATTTGAAAACAGTTATTGTACCGGAACTGAACAGGTTCAGAGATTTCGGGAGAAGTTCTGATTCACGCAGAAGTAGCAATCACAGTACTCCGAGGAGCCATGGACCTGCATCTGATCCTGTGGTGAGGGAGCCGTCTGAGACGGGTCCAAATCAG ACTATTAACCAGGAATCACAAGCACAATCATCGCCTTGCTGA